AACATCCTCAGCAACCAACGGAGTTTCAAGCCGATATTCCAAAGGATATCACCCCCAATTATATAAAGTCGATTACGCCATCTTTGGTTACTCTCAAGGAAGCCCTTCTCGAAGCCCAACACTGGAATCTTACCGCTACCGGAAGGCTTGCAGTATGAGTATAAGCACTTTCTATGTGAAGAGCCAGCGCGGTTATTTTGCCACCAAGTCCCATGGTGCCTATCCCGAGAGAGTTAACTTTCTCAAGTAGCTCCCGCTCGAGATCTGCGATAAACGGATCGGAATTATGGCTTCCGACCTTCCTCAGGGAAGCCAAATCAGCGAGTTTCATAGCGAGAGGTGCGGTTCCACCTATTCCAACTCCTATTATCGTGGGAGGGCAAGGCTTCCCACCAGCGCGAATAACCGTCTCTAAAATGAACGATTTTACACCTCCTAATCCTTCTACCGGGGGAAGCTCAGCAAGAACGCTCATATTCTCAGATCCCGCCCCTTTGGGTACTACCGTTATTAGCATCTGGTCATCTCCCGGAACTATATTCCAGCTTATATAGGGTATGGATAATCCTACATTATCGCCTGGGTTAGAGCGTGTGAGAGGGTCAACCGCATTAGGACGCAGGGGAATTTCATCAGTGCTTTCTCGAACGGCATCTTTTAAAACCTCTTCAAGATTGATATCTCTTAAGGGGAACTCCGTGCCAACATCAACGTAGAATATCATTATCCCTGTATCCTGACATATGGGCTTTTTCTCTCTTTCAGCAAGTTTTATATTGTCAAGCATCGCTTTAAGCTGGATTCTCGCAAGCTCTGAATCTTCACTCTCATAAGCCCTCTTAAGAGCATGTTTTACATCCTCCGGTAGCTGAACTACCGCCTTGAAGATTAACTTTTTCACC
This is a stretch of genomic DNA from Synergistota bacterium. It encodes these proteins:
- a CDS encoding fumarate hydratase — its product is MTLREEVLKEAVKKLIFKAVVQLPEDVKHALKRAYESEDSELARIQLKAMLDNIKLAEREKKPICQDTGIMIFYVDVGTEFPLRDINLEEVLKDAVRESTDEIPLRPNAVDPLTRSNPGDNVGLSIPYISWNIVPGDDQMLITVVPKGAGSENMSVLAELPPVEGLGGVKSFILETVIRAGGKPCPPTIIGVGIGGTAPLAMKLADLASLRKVGSHNSDPFIADLERELLEKVNSLGIGTMGLGGKITALALHIESAYTHTASLPVAVRFQCWASRRASLRVTKDGVIDFI